Proteins encoded within one genomic window of Brassica rapa cultivar Chiifu-401-42 chromosome A09, CAAS_Brap_v3.01, whole genome shotgun sequence:
- the LOC103842128 gene encoding heat stress transcription factor A-7b isoform X1, whose amino-acid sequence MEPSSSSRAWSMPVPMKGLQEPGPCPFLTKTFEMVDDPNTNHIVSWNRGGISFVVWDPHSFSANILPLYFKHNNFSSFVRQLNTYFWRTSTKRSASSYCEMMGFRKIEAERWEFMNDGFLMGQRDLLKSIKRRTSSSAPPSLHHSQGDPCVELRQERHVLMMEISRLRQQEQRARGYIQAMEQRINGAEKKQRHMMSFLRRAVQNPALLQQLLEQQRKELEEASMDQVKPETVEHVSELEALALEMQGHGRQRTEEVEKELDDGFWEELLMNKDEGEEEDNVNTC is encoded by the exons ATGGAGCCGTCGTCGAGTTCGAGAGCGTGGTCAATGCCGGTGCCAATGAAAGGATTGCAAGAACCAGGGCCATGTCCGTTTCTAACAAAGACTTTCGAGATGGTGGACGACCCAAACACAAACCACATTGTGTCGTGGAACAGGGGAGGTATTAGTTTTGTCGTGTGGGATCCACATTCTTTCTCCGCGAACATTCTCCCTCTATACTTCAAGCACAACAACTTCTCCAGTTTCGTCAGACAACTCAACACTTAC TTTTGGAGGACCTCGACGAAGCGTTCGGCCTCCAGTTACTGCGAAATGATG GGATTCAGAAAGATTGAGGCAGAGAGATGGGAATTTATGAATGATGGTTTCTTGATGGGACAGAGAGACCTTCTCAAAAGCATCAAGCGACGAACCTCCTCCTCTGCCCCTCCCTCGCTCCATCACTCACAAGGCGATCCCTGCGTCGAGCTCCGGCAAGAGAGGCATGTCCTGATGATGGAGATCTCGAGACTCAGACAGCAGGAGCAGAGAGCGAGAGGCTATATCCAAGCCATGGAGCAGAGGATCAATGGAGCagaaaagaaacagagacaTATGATGTCTTTCCTGAGGCGTGCCGTGCAGAACCCCGCTCTTCTGCAGCAGCTGCTCGAGCAGCAGAGGAAAGAGCTAGAGGAGGCTTCGATGGATCAGGTCAAACCGGAGACAGTGGAACACGTTTCGGAGCTGGAGGCTCTGGCACTGGAGATGCAAGGACATGGACGTCAACGGACTGAGGAGGTGGAGAAGGAACTCGACGACGGGTTTTGGGAAGAACTACTGATGAACAAGGATGAAGGTGAAGAAGAGGACAATGTGAACACATGTTAG
- the LOC103842128 gene encoding heat stress transcription factor A-7b isoform X2 gives MEPSSSSRAWSMPVPMKGLQEPGPCPFLTKTFEMVDDPNTNHIVSWNRGGISFVVWDPHSFSANILPLYFKHNNFSSFVRQLNTYFWRTSTKRSASSYCEMGFRKIEAERWEFMNDGFLMGQRDLLKSIKRRTSSSAPPSLHHSQGDPCVELRQERHVLMMEISRLRQQEQRARGYIQAMEQRINGAEKKQRHMMSFLRRAVQNPALLQQLLEQQRKELEEASMDQVKPETVEHVSELEALALEMQGHGRQRTEEVEKELDDGFWEELLMNKDEGEEEDNVNTC, from the exons ATGGAGCCGTCGTCGAGTTCGAGAGCGTGGTCAATGCCGGTGCCAATGAAAGGATTGCAAGAACCAGGGCCATGTCCGTTTCTAACAAAGACTTTCGAGATGGTGGACGACCCAAACACAAACCACATTGTGTCGTGGAACAGGGGAGGTATTAGTTTTGTCGTGTGGGATCCACATTCTTTCTCCGCGAACATTCTCCCTCTATACTTCAAGCACAACAACTTCTCCAGTTTCGTCAGACAACTCAACACTTAC TTTTGGAGGACCTCGACGAAGCGTTCGGCCTCCAGTTACTGCGAAATG GGATTCAGAAAGATTGAGGCAGAGAGATGGGAATTTATGAATGATGGTTTCTTGATGGGACAGAGAGACCTTCTCAAAAGCATCAAGCGACGAACCTCCTCCTCTGCCCCTCCCTCGCTCCATCACTCACAAGGCGATCCCTGCGTCGAGCTCCGGCAAGAGAGGCATGTCCTGATGATGGAGATCTCGAGACTCAGACAGCAGGAGCAGAGAGCGAGAGGCTATATCCAAGCCATGGAGCAGAGGATCAATGGAGCagaaaagaaacagagacaTATGATGTCTTTCCTGAGGCGTGCCGTGCAGAACCCCGCTCTTCTGCAGCAGCTGCTCGAGCAGCAGAGGAAAGAGCTAGAGGAGGCTTCGATGGATCAGGTCAAACCGGAGACAGTGGAACACGTTTCGGAGCTGGAGGCTCTGGCACTGGAGATGCAAGGACATGGACGTCAACGGACTGAGGAGGTGGAGAAGGAACTCGACGACGGGTTTTGGGAAGAACTACTGATGAACAAGGATGAAGGTGAAGAAGAGGACAATGTGAACACATGTTAG
- the LOC103842128 gene encoding heat stress transcription factor A-7b isoform X3 encodes MEPSSSSRAWSMPVPMKGLQEPGPCPFLTKTFEMVDDPNTNHIVSWNRGGISFVVWDPHSFSANILPLYFKHNNFSSFVRQLNTYGFRKIEAERWEFMNDGFLMGQRDLLKSIKRRTSSSAPPSLHHSQGDPCVELRQERHVLMMEISRLRQQEQRARGYIQAMEQRINGAEKKQRHMMSFLRRAVQNPALLQQLLEQQRKELEEASMDQVKPETVEHVSELEALALEMQGHGRQRTEEVEKELDDGFWEELLMNKDEGEEEDNVNTC; translated from the exons ATGGAGCCGTCGTCGAGTTCGAGAGCGTGGTCAATGCCGGTGCCAATGAAAGGATTGCAAGAACCAGGGCCATGTCCGTTTCTAACAAAGACTTTCGAGATGGTGGACGACCCAAACACAAACCACATTGTGTCGTGGAACAGGGGAGGTATTAGTTTTGTCGTGTGGGATCCACATTCTTTCTCCGCGAACATTCTCCCTCTATACTTCAAGCACAACAACTTCTCCAGTTTCGTCAGACAACTCAACACTTAC GGATTCAGAAAGATTGAGGCAGAGAGATGGGAATTTATGAATGATGGTTTCTTGATGGGACAGAGAGACCTTCTCAAAAGCATCAAGCGACGAACCTCCTCCTCTGCCCCTCCCTCGCTCCATCACTCACAAGGCGATCCCTGCGTCGAGCTCCGGCAAGAGAGGCATGTCCTGATGATGGAGATCTCGAGACTCAGACAGCAGGAGCAGAGAGCGAGAGGCTATATCCAAGCCATGGAGCAGAGGATCAATGGAGCagaaaagaaacagagacaTATGATGTCTTTCCTGAGGCGTGCCGTGCAGAACCCCGCTCTTCTGCAGCAGCTGCTCGAGCAGCAGAGGAAAGAGCTAGAGGAGGCTTCGATGGATCAGGTCAAACCGGAGACAGTGGAACACGTTTCGGAGCTGGAGGCTCTGGCACTGGAGATGCAAGGACATGGACGTCAACGGACTGAGGAGGTGGAGAAGGAACTCGACGACGGGTTTTGGGAAGAACTACTGATGAACAAGGATGAAGGTGAAGAAGAGGACAATGTGAACACATGTTAG
- the LOC103842130 gene encoding uncharacterized protein LOC103842130 produces MEEYSASATTVSFDRPKPLLRGPIPAGGSESGQYVLAFRSLDSWAAAYKRCEAQIKEQCEEGARIGCAVSASNNCKPPWWRSLGGAAVDMREREKCEEREFKECLVAAKDKCSGFAKEKCSAAFLDARIAVETEVEGLVWLASMPEDSRWLGSLVQARCKTNRRARDLLLKRQKQSNATY; encoded by the coding sequence ATGGAAGAATACTCAGCGTCAGCGACCACCGTTTCGTTCGACCGTCCGAAACCGTTGCTCCGGGGACCCATACCCGCCGGGGGATCGGAATCAGGTCAATACGTTCTAGCCTTCCGATCCCTGGACTCATGGGCCGCCGCTTACAAGCGTTGCGAAGCCCAAATCAAGGAGCAGTGCGAGGAAGGGGCAAGAATTGGGTGCGCCGTCTCCGCGTCCAACAACTGTAAGCCTCCGTGGTGGCGGAGCTTAGGCGGCGCGGCGGTGGACATGAGGGAACGAGAGAAGTGCGAAGAGCGGGAATTCAAGGAATGCTTGGTTGCGGCCAAGGACAAGTGCTCGGGATTCGCCAAAGAGAAGTGCTCTGCTGCGTTTTTAGACGCACGAATCGCGGTGGAGACGGAGGTTGAGGGATTGGTATGGCTAGCGTCAATGCCGGAGGACAGCAGGTGGTTGGGTTCGCTGGTTCAGGCAAGATGCAAAACCAACCGCAGAGCCAGAGATCTTCTTCTGAAACGACAAAAGCAATCGAATGCTACTTATTAG
- the LOC103842129 gene encoding uncharacterized protein LOC103842129 produces the protein METRVVKEGDVEKHIGGCMAGFFNIFDRPHLLSPKRFSLPKRLSSSSYSLKTEPSLDSGSHSVYSTPQLRSPAPPEFKQQVVSPRRFSKEAPRLSLDSRAVVDAKGSLKPRQIHADVGSGSPSVIARLMGLEALPDSQQQPLQRSASESRVISRFVDRLNFQNQQSSSTQGVEEDHHSRKEPSKASSTPVPLRRKSFFDTADFFPEPRQVMSRGSESDLETLKQLLEALRLKGLLHSCSTNRNVIIPQSPIRSVPSKRDLNKAKTLRRSENSVRTPNRRPTLKDSWRAEHVHTRNVSQRRRPIEDDHEEFNRHGKTLLERCDKLLNSIAEMAASEVAAAGDSQPSPVSVLDASLYQEDSSPSPVMKRTLHFTELLLEDESFTSSSSDSEYDYISDILRASSCLPQESDIFSLLEEKQQYLKGAHERRLTFDAVQEIVGRIRRRGRMVGDADEMLQLTWSEFQKLRKKSSSPAEEETADLVGYVCRVLGRDLTEDPWRDFQVETSEAVLVIERLVFKDLVGETIRHMAALNRSASLRRRRRLLF, from the exons ATGGAGACAAGGGTGGTGAAAGAGGGAGATGTGGAGAAGCACATTGGTGGCTGCATGGCCGGCTTCTTCAACATCTTCGATCGTCCTCATCTTCTCTCCCCCAAACGATTCTCCCTGCCCAAAcgtctctcctcctcctcctattCTTTGAAGACTGAACCTTCCCTGGACTCAGGGAGCCACAGTGTCTACTCCACCCCACAGCTCCGGTCTCCGGCTCCCCCAGAGTTTAAACAACAAGTAGTATCTCCCAGGAGGTTCTCCAAAGAAGCTCCTAGACTCTCGCTCGATAGCAGAGCCGTGGTGGACGCCAAGGGAAGCCTCAAACCTAGACAGATCCACGCTGATGTGGGGTCTGGATCGCCCAGCGTGATCGCAAGGCTCATGGGATTGGAGGCATTGCCTGATTCACAGCAGCAGCCTCTTCAGCGATCTGCATCCGAGTCAAGGGTCATCAGCAGATTTGTGGACAGGTTAAACTTTCAAAACCAGCAGAGCAGCAGCACCCAAGGAGTTGAAGAAGATCACCACTCCAGGAAGGAGCCATCAAAAGCTTCTTCTACTCCAGTCCCGCTAAGGCGAAAGAGTTTTTTCGATACAGCAGATTTCTTCCCGGAGCCCAGGCAAGTGATGAGTCGTGGATCCGAGTCTGATCTTGAAACCCTTAAGCAGCTCCTCGAAGCTCTTAGGCTCAAAGGACTGTTGCACTCCTGTTCAACGAACAGGAATGTCATCATCCCTCAGTCTCCCATCAGATCTGTACCTTCCAAGCGAGATCTAAACAAAGCAAAGACACTGAGGAGAAGTGAAAACAGCGTCAGGACTCCTAACAGGAGACCGACGCTCAAGGATTCCTGGAGAGCCGAACATGTCCACACAAGGAACGTCAGCCAACGACGACGACCAATTGAAGACGACCATGAAGAGTTTAACAGACATGGGAAAACTCTATTGGAGAGATGCGATAAGCTTCTCAACAGCATTGCTGAAATGGCTGCGTCTGAGGTTGCGGCTGCGGGAGATTCACAGCCGAGTCCAGTCTCGGTTCTTGACGCCTCCCTTTACCAAGAGGACTCTTCTCCATCCCCGGTCATGAAACGCACCCTTCACTTCACTG AACTACTACTAGAAGATGAATCCTTCACGTCATCATCTTCGGACTCTGAATACGACTACATCTCCGACATCCTCAGAGCCTCCAGTTGCCTACCGCAAGAATCCGACATCTTCTCGCTGCTCGAAGAAAAGCAGCAATACCTCAAGGGCGCTCATGAGAGAAGGCTCACCTTCGACGCGGTGCAGGAGATTGTTGGGCGGATAAGGAGGAGGGGGAGAATGGTTGGAGACGCTGACGAGATGCTGCAGCTGACCTGGTCCGAGTTTCAGAAGCTAAGAAAGAAAAGCTCCTCGCCAGCGGAAGAGGAAACAGCGGACCTTGTGGGATACGTGTGTAGGGTCCTCGGGAGAGATCTAACGGAGGACCCTTGGCGAGATTTTCAGGTGGAGACGTCTGAGGCGGTTCTCGTCATCGAACGGCTCGTTTTCAAAGATTTGGTTGGTGAGACCATACGCCATATGGCTGCTCTTAACAGGTCAGCCTCGCTGCGTAGGAGGAGGAGGCTGCTCTTCtga
- the LOC103842132 gene encoding cytokinin dehydrogenase 6 produces the protein MKYLHACFLRKRNMLIVRSFTTLLLLSCIAFKLACCFSNSISSLKALPLLGHLEFEDVHPASKDFGNRYQLLPLAVLHPKSVSDIASVIRHIWMMGPHSQLTVAARGRGHSLQGQAQTRHGIVIHMESLQPQKLKVHGVGGGTTPFVDVSGGELWINILHETLKYGLAPKSWTDYLHLTVGGTLSNAGISGQAFRHGPQISNVHQLEVVTGKGEILNCSERQNSDLFHGVLGGLGQFGIITRARIALEPAPTMVKWMRVLYLDFAAFARDQERLISSDDDKFDYIEGFVIINRTGLLDSWRLSFTPEDPIEASKFKSDGRNLYCLEVAKYFKLDQDKKDVMNQEVKESLSELNYISSTLFSSEVTYQEFLDRVHVSEMKLRSKGQWEVPHPWLNLLVPRSRVNEFAKGVFGNILTDTSNGPVIVYPVNKSKWDNRSSAVTPEEEEIFYLVAILTSAVPGSTGKDGVDQIVKRNQRILEFSEAAGLGLKQYLPHYTTRHEWRSHFGPKWDDFVRRKSRYDPFAMLAPGQRIFEKSPVVSPHSS, from the exons ATGAAGTATCTACATGCATGCTTCCTCAGGAAAAGAAACATGCTTATAGTAAGAAGTTTCACCACCTTACTACTACTCAGCTGCATAGCCTTTAAGTTAGCTTGCTGCTTCTCTAACAGCATCTCTTCGTTGAAAGCCCTTCCCCTACTAGGCCACTTGGAGTTCGAAGATGTCCATCCCGCCTCCAAAGATTTTGGAAACCGGTACCAGCTGCTTCCTTTGGCGGTCTTGCATCCCAAATCCGTAAGCGACATCGCCTCGGTGATACGACACATCTGGATGATGGGACCTCATTCGCAGCTCACGGTTGCAGCGAGAGGCCGTGGACATTCACTCCAAGGCCAAGCACAGACTAGACATGGAATTGTTATCCACATGGAATCACTACAGCCCCAGAAGCTGAAGGTCCACGGCGTTGGTGGTGGTACTACTCCGTTTGTTGACGTGTCTGGTGGTGAGCTTTGGATAAACATTTTGCACGAGACCCTAAAGTACGGGCTTGCACCAAAATCATGGACGGACTACCTACATTTAACTGTAGGTGGTACTCTGTCCAATGCTGGAATCAGCGGCCAGGCATTCCGACACGGGCCGCAGATCAGCAATGTTCATCAACTGGAGGTTGTCACAG GAAAAGGTGAGATTTTAAACTGTTCAGAGAGGCAGAACAGCGACCTGTTCCATGGAGTTCTTGGTGGGTTAGGTCAGTTTGGCATCATAACACGGGCAAGAATAGCATTGGAACCCGCACCAACCATG GTCAAATGGATGAGAGTGTTGTACCTGGATTTTGCAGCTTTTGCGAGGGACCAAGAGCGCCTGATTTCGTCAGATGATGACAAATTCGATTACATTGAAGGTTTTGTGATAATAAATAGGACGGGACTGCTGGACAGCTGGAGGTTATCCTTCACACCAGAAGACCCTATAGAGGCCAGCAAATTCAAATCTGATGGTAGGAATCTCTACTGTCTGGAAGTGGCCAAGTACTTTAAGCTGGATCAAGACAAGAAAGATGTAATGAACCAG GAGGTGAAAGAATCATTGTCTGAACTAAACTACATCTCGTCGACACTGTTTTCATCGGAGGTAACGTACCAAGAATTCTTGGACAGGGTACATGTCTCTGAGATGAAGCTGCGATCGAAAGGGCAGTGGGAAGTTCCACATCCATGGCTGAATCTGCTAGTGCCAAGAAGCAGAGTCAATGAATTTGCAAAAGGTGTGTTCGGAAACATCCTAACGGATACAAGCAACGGCCCAGTCATCGTCTACCCAGTCAACAAGTCAAA GTGGGACAATAGAAGTTCAGCGGTGACACCGGAGGAGGAAGAGATATTCTACTTGGTGGCGATCCTTACATCGGCTGTTCCAGGGTCGACAGGGAAAGATGGAGTCGACCAAATCGTAAAGCGGAACCAAAGGATACTTGAATTCAGTGAAGCAGCAGGTTTAGGGCTGAAGCAATACCTGCCCCATTACACAACCAGACACGAGTGGAGATCCCACTTTGGTCCTAAGTGGGATGATTTTGTGCGGAGAAAATCCAGATATGATCCCTTCGCAATGCTTGCGCCAGGCCAGAGAATTTTCGAGAAATCACCAGTAGTCTCACCACACTCCTCATGA
- the LOC103842136 gene encoding acyl-CoA--sterol O-acyltransferase 1 produces MVGALSHEAKRLTEAWGSVMVSLCYCFCVGKLVDKGVKRLILMAPVMLLFFLAPLHLTTVHMIGTTGFFISWLANFKLYLFAFGNGPLSSPNLSLPIFLLVSCFPIKLQQLENESKPKRHSAREGSLFYLVKALLLLLVIQSLRYTHLLPNKAVLFLYGFQMYFSLDLILAVTASLVRAASSLELEPQFNEPYLATSLQDFWGKRWNLMVSEILRPTVYEPVLRLSVLPRKWASAPAALATFVVSGIMHELIFFYMGRLRPSWGLMSFFLLHGVCIMAEIALKKAIRRRWSLPTPVARTLTILFVFATGVMLFFPEFQRCKIDQKAFAEYAAVGTFLKKSVLGYSR; encoded by the coding sequence ATGGTGGGGGCGTTGAGCCATGAAGCGAAGCGGTTGACCGAGGCGTGGGGTTCGGTGATGGTGTCCTTGTGTTACTGTTTCTGTGTTGGAAAACTAGTCGACAAGGGAGTCAAAAGGCTGATTTTGATGGCTCCAGTAATGCTCCTTTTCTTTTTGGCTCCGCTCCATCTAACCACTGTGCACATGATCGGGACCACTGGTTTCTTCATCTCTTGGCTCGCCAACTTCAAGCTCTATCTATTTGCATTTGGAAACGGTCCTCTCTCCTCACCCAATCTCTCTCTCCCTATCTTCCTCCTCGTCTCCTGCTTCCCCATCAAGCTTCAGCAGCTTGAAAATGAATCTAAGCCAAAGCGGCATAGCGCGAGAGAAGGTTCTTTGTTTTATCTAGTGAAGGCACTTCTTTTGCTTCTCGTCATCCAATCATTGCGTTACACCCACCTCCTCCCCAATAAGGCCGTGCTTTTTCTCTATGGCTTCCAGATGTATTTCTCCCTCGACCTCATCCTAGCCGTCACCGCATCCCTGGTACGAGCCGCATCCAGCCTTGAGCTGGAGCCTCAGTTCAACGAGCCCTACCTCGCCACATCGCTTCAGGATTTCTGGGGAAAACGATGGAATCTGATGGTCAGTGAGATCTTGCGCCCGACCGTGTACGAGCCAGTGCTAAGGTTGTCGGTGCTCCCCAGGAAATGGGCATCCGCTCCTGCGGCGTTGGCCACTTTCGTGGTTTCGGGGATAATGCACGAGCTCATATTCTTCTACATGGGGAGGTTGAGGCCATCGTGGGGGCTGATGTCTTTCTTCCTCCTGCATGGAGTATGCATCATGGCTGAGATCGCCCTCAAGAAGGCCATCAGAAGAAGGTGGAGTCTTCCAACACCAGTGGCTCGGACTCTGACAATATTATTCGTCTTCGCCACTGGGGTCATGTTGTTCTTCCCAGAATTTCAGAGGTGCAAGATCGACCAAAAGGCCTTCGCGGAGTACGCAGCGGTAGGCACGTTTCTCAAGAAAAGCGTTCTAGGATACTCACGTTAG